The genomic interval CAAGGCCCTGCGGTCCTAATCAGGGTTCAAAAATAACCGGTATATCCGTAGGTCGGGTTAGCGCAGCCTAACCCGACTCCGGCCTGAATCTGTCCGCGAGCCACAAGATGCCAGAAACCAAGATCATAGTCCTCGACGACGACCCCACGGGTTCACAGACGGTCCACGGCTGCCTGCTCCTGACCCGCTGGGATGTCGAGACCCTGCGCCAGGGCCTGGCCGATGCCTCGCCACTCCTCTTTATCCTGACCAACAGCCGCGCCATGGGCGCCGAGCAGGCGGCGGCGGTTACCCGCGAGGCCTGCCATAACCTGAAACTGGCTCTGGCCGCCGACGCTCTGGCCAGGGAGGGCGAGGGCCGGGCGCTGCATCCCCTCTTCGTCAGCCGTTCCGACTCCACCCTGCGCGGCCACTACCCGGTGGAGACCGATGTCATGGCGGAGGAACTGGGCCCCTTCGACGCCCACTTCCTCACCCCGGCCTTCTTCGAGGGCGGGCGCTTCACTCGCGATTCCATCCATTACCTGATGGTCAATGGCCAGCCCGTTCCCACCGCGGAGACCGAGTTCGCCCGGGATTCCGTCTTCGGCTACCGCACCAGCTATCTGCCCGATTACGTTGCCGAAAAGACCCAGGGCCGCATCCCCGCCCACCAGGTCGAGCGCTTCCTCCTGGCCGAGGTCCGGGCCGGGGTCCAGGAGCGTCTCCTGGCCCTGCATGGCAACGCCTGCGGCGTGGTGGACGCCGAGACCCAGGCGGACCTGGATCGCTTCGCCGCCGATGTCCTGGCCAGCGT from Chromatiaceae bacterium carries:
- a CDS encoding four-carbon acid sugar kinase family protein → MPETKIIVLDDDPTGSQTVHGCLLLTRWDVETLRQGLADASPLLFILTNSRAMGAEQAAAVTREACHNLKLALAADALAREGEGRALHPLFVSRSDSTLRGHYPVETDVMAEELGPFDAHFLTPAFFEGGRFTRDSIHYLMVNGQPVPTAETEFARDSVFGYRTSYLPDYVAEKTQGRIPAHQVERFLLAEVRAGVQERLLALHGNACGVVDAETQADLDRFAADVLASVAAGKRFLFRSAASLLTALARLPAQPVAPDAMREYVRGGRPGAVIVGSHVKKTTDQLACLLQQAGVGAVEIDVDRIPTEGAALLNATLARAAALHDQGQTAVIFTSRVERTFADQATRLAFGDQVSAFLMDVVRGLPRDLGFLISKGGITSNDVLSSGLALGASRVLGQILPGCSVVRCPADHPRYPDLPVVIFPGNVGDEEALATVYGRLTGISLGD